The sequence GTCCCATGGAATCCTTACGCAGTTCTCGAAAATCCCCGAGTTCGTGAAAACCAGCGGGTCTGCATTCCTCGATGCTAAGTCATTGACCAGTCTTTTGAGCGCATCGGTTGAATCCCCTTTCGGTGCAATGAGAATTGGTTGGAGTCCTTTTACCCCCCTCAGCAACGCTACCGGCCCATGCCTAAACTCGAGTGCCGGAAAAACTTCGTTGGGAAGGCCTAGGGTTTCCCTGAACTTAAGGGCCCCCTCCAGTGCGACCACGTAGCCTGAGCCCGAGCCGAGGTGAACAAAGACCCTCTTGGAAACCAACCTCTCCGCTATCGGGCGATACTCGTCCTCCTGAGCGAGGATTTTTTTAACGGTTGGTTTTATGGCCTCCAGTTCCTTGAGTTTATCTTCCCTCTCCAGCAGTTTAACCGCTATCCCCTGGAGGACAAAAGTTATTGATGAAAACGACTTTGTGGCGGGTATGTTTGGCTCCTCCCCGCTTGGTATGACAATTGTTTCGTCCGAGATTTCTTCTATCTTCGAGTTTTCGTTGCATGTTACCCCAATTATTGTTGCACTCTTCTTCTTGGCAACCTTTATTGCTTCAATGACTTCTCCTGTCTTGCCTGACCTTGATGATGCCACCACGAGTGCGTCCTTTGCGAGCTCCCTGTAGTGGAGCATGAACTCCGAGGCTGGAAAGGCGTGGCTCTCAACCCTTGATCCCTTGAGGAGAACGTGGTTGCCCGCTAGGGAGGAGAAGTACGAGCTGCCGCACCCGATGAATATAATCCTCCGAAAGCCTTTCTCTGGTGGATTCCATTCTTTGAGGGCTTTAAGGGCTGAGTCCAAGACCTCTGGCGTCCCTCTAATCGATCGTATCATCTTGAACTCCATTGGCATCCCCATTCCTCCCTAGGCCATTCTGGATTATAAGCGTTTCTAAATTTGTTGAGCATAAGAGCAAATTTTAAGAGCAACCATGAACATCTTTAATAAACAGGCAGTTTTTCGAAAACTTTTAAAACATTCAAGGCCAATATACGCGGGGGAACACCATGTACAGGGGTATCTGGCTTCATCCTTGGGACTTCACCAAAGATGCCATCGAGAGAATGGCCAAAATCGGCTTTAACCACGTCAGCATGGCCGTCAGGTACTTCGAGGAGAGACAGGACTGGCCCGGGCCCAACTTAATATTTCAAAATCCCGAAAGAAGGACCTACACATCCGAGGAAAACGCCGTTTACTGGGACGCTGATGAAGGTAGATACTCTCACCTTCCTCCTTATCTAAGGCCTGAAACATCGACGGAGGCAAAGGGAGACATCGTGGAGAGGTTTGTAAATGCCTGCAAAGAGAACTCCTTAAAGAGCGTTCTCTGGTTTCCAACGCTGAGATGGGAGAAGGCTGTAAGAGCTAACGTAGGGGTTGGCATGAAGGACATCTACGGTTCTCACCCTGCCTACAAGCGGATGTTCCTATGCCCCTCCAATCCACTCGTGAGGGAAGCTCTTGAACTAATGGTCGAGGAACTCTCGGAAAGGTACGACTTCGACGAGTTTGAGTTCGACTTCATCAGATATCCGGAGGTGCCTTCAACACACGGCACGCCTCTTTTAAGTCTGGCGCTCTCCCCGTGCTTCTGCAGGTACTGCCGGGAGAGGGCCAGGGATTACGGGGTTGACCTCGAAGAAGTTAGGAGGGAGCTCAAGGAGGTCGTGGAGTGGCACGTTGACTACCTCTCGAACACACCTTACTGCACCGACGGGGACTATCTGCAGGCAGTTTACAGCGAGCTTGCGAGGTTTCTCCTTGAGGATGACCTCGTTAGGAAGTGGATTAAGTTCAGGGCGGAGGTGATAGCCGACCTACTGAGAGACCTCTCCAAGATAGTCAGGAGAAACAATCCGAGGGCGAAGGTAACCGCCGACCTGTATCCTCCATCGGGCTCATGGCTCCTCGGACAGGATTACAAAACGATTTCCAAAATCGTGGACGGGGTTAAGGTTATGATATACACGAAGCCCTTCGGGAAGTCGGTGTGCAGGGTTCCCTACGAGTCGAGGCTCGCGAGAAAGCTTCTTGGTAAAAAGCTCCTCGTCATAGGGCTCGCCTCCTGGCCGCCCATGACCTCGGAGGACATCGAAAGGGAGTTCAGGCTCGTCCTTTCTTCTCCCGCCGATGGCGTCGGTTTCTATTCTTACGGGTGGACGCCCGATGGGAACCTTCTTACGATTGAAAGACTCTTCAGGGAGGTGGGAACGTGAAGTTCGGTATCAACTGCTGGAGTTTTCCAAAGACCCTGGCCGTTGAGGAGGCCGTAGAGGCCGCCGGCAGGATTGGTTACGAGGGCTATGAAGTTGGTCTCTCGATTGAGGATTTCGAAGCCTTCGGAAAGCCCGAGTTCAAGGAGAAGTTCAGGAGGATAAAGGAGGTTGCCGAGAGCTGTAACATAGAGATACCGAGCGTTGCAACGGGCCTCTTCTGGAGGTTCAACCCGCTGACGGACCAGGAGAAGGCGTTGAGGGTCGTCGAGGCGGAGTGTGAAGCCGCTTCGGAGCTCGGCGCAAAGGTCATCCTCGTCGTGCCAGGGAGCGGAGTCCCGGAGCTTTCCTACGAGGAGCACTTCAAAAGGGCCTCTGAGTTCGGAAGGAAGGCCTCTGAGATAGCCGAGGACTATGGAATAAAAATCGGCCTTGAAAACGTCTGGAACAGGGTCTTCGCTGGGCCCCTCGAGTTCAAGAGACTGCTGGATGAGATAGACAGGGACAACGTTGGGGCCTACTTTGACGCTGGCAACACATTGCCCCACTCGCTCCCGGAGCACTGGATAGACGTTTTAGGGGACAAGATCTTCCAGGTTCACGTTAAGGACTTCAACCTCGTGGAGCTCAAGTTTGGAATCCCGCTGAGCGGTAGCGTCAACTGGAAGGCCGTCAGGGAGGCCCTAGAAAGGATTGGCTACGATGGTTACATCCTGCCGGAGGTTCCGCCCTACCTCGGCGACCCGCTCAAAGCGGCTGAAGATTCTCTGACGTCCCTGAGAAAGATATTCGGGTGATGGGTATGAGGATAGCCCTCATCGGAGCTGGCAATATGGGGAGTCTCCACCTCAAGGTCATGAAAATGGCAGGGGTGGAGATAGCCGGAGTCTGCGACGTTAAGGACGAGATCCTAAGGAAAGTGAAGGAGGAATACGGCGTTCCCGTTTACAAGGACTATCGGGAGATGCTCGAAAAGGAGAGCCCAGACGGGGTTATAATCGCAACCCCACCACACCTCCACAGGGAGCAGGCGATATACGCCCTCAAGAAGGGCTACCACGTCCTCCTCGAGAAGCCGATGGGTGCCAACCTTCAGGACGCGAGGGCGATATACAGACGCGCGAAGGGCACGAACAGGCTAATGGTGGCGTTCAGCCTTCGCTTCCACGGGCTCTTCATGAAGGTCAAGGACTACCTTGAGAAGGACCTTGGAGATATTCTCTTCCAGTGGCACGTAGCTCTCGGCAGGACGCCGGTCAACGAGTGGATAAAGGACTCTCGGAAGAGCGGGGGAATGATAAACGAGAACGCCGTTCACGTCGTGTACTACTTCCTCTGGTACGCGGGCGACATAAAGAAGGTCTACGGAAGGTGCTGGACCCTTGAGGAAGATGCAACGATTGAGGACAATGCCGCGGTTACATTCGTCCACAAGAACGGTGCCGTCTCAACGCTCATGCAGACTTGGACTGCCCAGCACCGCTGGAGGAAGTGGGGACTCCAGGCGACAAACGGCACCGTGACGGTTGACGGCTACCTCGGCGGGAACTACAAGATATCAACGAGGGAGATGAAGGTTCTTGAGGAGGGAAACTTCAACGAGGATGTCGAGCTCATGTACCTCAGGCAGCTCAAACACTTCCTTCACTGCATAGAGACGGGAGAAAAGCCGGTCGTCAACGAGGAGGACGGTCTGAAGGTTCACAGGGCTGTTCAGGCCCTCTATCGCTCGTCCCACCTCGACAGGATGGTTCCTCTGTGAGGCTTTTCTCTCTTACAAAATCTTTTTATACAATTTCATGAACAAATCGATAAAAACCAGAGACATCTAATGGCACTGGAAAGCTAGGGGGTGAAAAAATTTGCCAGACTCGAAGGAGGCTAAGTACAAGAAGGAGCTCGAGTTCTACCGGGACATTTTGAAGGACTACCTCGATGAGGTTGACCTCCTCATCTGGCTGGCCCTTCGGGACAACGGCAGAATATCCGACACCGAACTGGCCAAGATAGCCAATGTCTCCGTGCCAACGGCCAGAAGGAGGAGGATGGCCCTCGAAGAGAAGGGCATAATCCGCGTGAGAGGTTTTCTGGTTTTTGATAAACTCAAGCTCTCATCGGCTGACGTGCTTGTAAAGTTCAAGCCATGCCTTTCCAAGGAGGCAATCAAGGACTTCATAGTTAGGGCCCTCGAGGAGCCACGGATATACGAGATGAGCGAGTACATCGGGGAGTACGACATCCTCCTCAGGTTCTTTGAAAAGGACTACAGAACCCTCAAGGAGAAGATAGAGGAGTTCCTCACCGAGAACGGGAGCATAGTGGAACGCTATACCATACTCGCCAACATATACACGCCCAAGGTATTCTCAGAGCTCGTCGATGAGAACAGGGAAGATTAAAAAGAGGGATCATCTTTCAAAAACTTTCCTTCCAGCGACGTAGGTTTCCTCGACCTCAAGTTTTTCGTTTAGAACGACAAAGTCTGCCCTGCTTCCCGGCCTGATGAGGCCGATATCCTTCCTGTCCAGGGCCTTGGCCGGCGTAGAAGTTGCCATGATTAGGGCATCTCTCAGGGGTATACCAATCTCCACGAGGTTTCTGATTGCCCTGTCCAATGTTAGGGTACTGCCCGCGAGGGTTCCGTCCTCAAGGCGGCAGATGCCGTCATTCACAACCACCTTCAAACCACCGAGCTCGTACCGCCCATCGGGCAGGCCTGCGGCGCTTATCGCATCCGTTATGAGGACTATCCTTTCCGGTCCCGCGAGCCTGTAAACGAGCCTTATCGCCGTTGGCGAGACGTGTATGAGGTCGCATATGAGTTCAAGGTAAACGTCCTCGCTCTCAAGGCATGCACCTACTGTTCCGGGCTCCCTGTGGTGAAAGCCCCTCATGGCGTTGAAGAGGTGGGTCGCCTTTCTGGCACCGGCCAGTATTCCCCTCTTCGTTTCCTCGTAGGTTGCCCTGGTGTGTCCTATCTGAACCATTACCCCCAGCTCGGTAACCCGTTCTATGAACTCCAGGGCGCCTTCGACCTCTGGAGCAACCGTTATCTCCCTTATGTTCCCCTCTGAAGCCTTCCAGTACTCAAGGAACTCGTCGAAGTCGGGCTTCCTTATGAAGGCCGGGTTCTGGGCGCCTTTGGCCTCAACGTTTATGTAGGGGCCCTCCAGGTGTAGGCCGAGTATTCTCGCCCCCCTGAGCTCTCTCTCCTGGGCTCTCATCGCCTCGGCAACGGCCCTGCTGGCCCTCAGCAGTTCCTCGTGGGATGCCGTTACAGTCGTCGGGATGAAAGACGTTACGCCGTACCTAACTAGGCTCTCGCTCATCCTGAGGAGGTTCTCCACCGTTCCGTCGTTGGTGTCGTAGCCGCAGCAGCCGTGGATGTGGGTGTCAACGAAACCCGGGGCTAATATTTTCCCCTCGAGGTCGATTCCGTCATCGGCCTTTCCCTCGTAGACCTTCTTCACCCTGCTGTTCTCGATGACGACCGTTGCGGGTCCAACGATGTCGAAGGGCGTGTAAAGCTTCGCGTTCGTCAGGACTACTCTCATCGCCACCACCTCACAGGAGCTTTATCCTACCCCTATATTTCTCAAAAAGCTTGGAGTTGTGTTCTTTAGCCTCGGGGAGGTGGGCGCTCAGCCAGATCGGCGGTGTTACTCCCTCACTCACGAGTCCCTGAACAGCCAGGGAAACCATTGAGTTCGCTATGAAGCAGTTCGCTATAGTCGAAACTGGAGCGATCTTCATCGGAAAGCCCTCAACTTCGAGGACCGCGTCTCCCCTGGGCACTTTGTTGTCTATGGGGATGTCAACGACCTCAAAGAGCCTCTTCCCGTAGGTGTTCCTCGGCTGGAGCGTTCTGGAGTAGCTCACCGAGGTTATCGCCACTGTCCTAGCGCCGAGCTCCTTCGAGAGGACCGCCGCTTCCACCGGGAACTGGTTGACACCTGAGGTCGAGACGACGATAACGAAGTCCCCTTCTCTGACTCCAGCGGTTTTCAGGAGAACCTCGGCATAGCCCTTGATGTCCTCCATCGCGGTCGACTTCTCGGCCCCGTGGGAGACGTTGATGTCTGTGTCGAGGATCGGATTGACTGGGCCCAGCCCACCGGCCCTGTAGAAGAGCTCCTCGCCGAGCATCGCCGAGTGTCCTGCGCCGACGACGTGGACGATTCCCTCGCTCTTTAAGGTCTCCTTGAGCAGTTCGGCGGCCCTTTCGATGTTCTCTTTCTCCTCCTTCTTTATCCTCTCCAAAATCTCGACGACGGCGGAGTAGTATTTCTCAATCATCTCCATCACCACCTGTCGGAGTAGAAGATGTATGGTTTCTCCATAGAGGGAAGCTCGCCTTTCAGAGGTTTGAACATGTAGGTCTCGGGCTCCTTAAACGTCTCGACACCCAAGAGCTTCAGGTCGTCCTCCGGTGCGAATATCTTGAGGCTCTTGGCCTTCAAAATGGACGCCGAAGCATGGAGCAGTGAGTAGACTGTCTCCAAGTCATCGAAGATGATCTCCCTGATAATCCCCTGCCCGGGTAGCGCTCCCCTCATCACGAGGGCGTAGCCCCTGATTTTTCCATCATCGAAAACGAGCGCTTCCCTCTCTTCCGAATAGAAGAAGGTGTGCCAGAAAGTTTTTCTGATGAACTTTTCGGTGAAGTACTCAACGTCCCTTCTGACGATGCCGTCGAGCTCCTCGGTTCTTCTCTCGTACAGCTTCAGCATTTCTTCGGCGTCCCCTTCTGTTGCGTATCTAACGCTCTCTGCCCTTGGCAGGTTCTTCAACTCATCGTGAATCATTACCCCGTAGTGGGTGAAGTAGACATCTCTAAACCCCAACTTCCTGTAGAGGGCGTGGGCAATCTCCCCGTATCCAGCGAGAAGTGCCGAGAGTTCATATCCCCTCTCACGGGAATCTATGAGGGCGTGCTCCAAGAGCCTCTTGGCAAGCCCTCTCCCCCTGAACTCCGGGCTCGTGCACACGTTCGCTATCCCTGCTGTTTTGAAAAATTCTCCCCTGACCTTGATTTCTCTGTCAATGACATGAACCATGGCCGCGAGCTTCCCACCTTCAACGCAGAGGTACGTGCCGTCAAGACTGACCCCCGGGTCGCTCTTCAGCCATTCGCGGAACTTCTCCTCATTGAGCCCCCAGTTCCTGTACGTCCTGAAGCACTCGTTCATAAGCTTCACTATCTCTGGTATGTCCTCCTCCCCCGCGGTTCGTATCATGCTCTCACCTTACCGCTTTTATCTCGACGTCGAAGAACTTGTCGAGGGTGTGTGGCCCCTTCCGCCTCTTTCTTAGCTCCTCGTTGTACCAGTGCTCCCTGTCGAGGAGGAGGATTGCCATTCTGCTTCTCCGCTGGGGCATCTTCACTATGATCTCGTCCCTTCTCTCCTCGAACTCTATGCCGTGCAATGACAGAACTTCCTTTGCCTTTTCGAGTTCTCTCCCAGCGATGTGGAATTCCCTGTATTCGCGTCCCACCTTTTTTTCTTCCTTTTTCCACTCGTTCTTCATCTCGATGAACTTCTCCGGGTTCTCCTCCATGAACTCTATAGCCGTGAGAATTGCGTTGAGGTGGATGCTAACCCTGTCGGGGAGGAGGTAGTTCCCGAGTGCCGTGCCCCAGCTCTCGACGAGAACTTTGGCCGAGCCCTCGAAGGGCACGTGGGAGCCGAGAACGTTGTTCGGGACTATTGGGAACTCGTGGGCCTCCGCCATGAAGTGTCTCATCTTAGGCTTCCATGGGAGAGACCTCGCTATCTCCTTGGCGACCTTCTCCGAGACGAGCCTTATTGCCTCGTTGACCCAGTTGTAGGGTGTATCCGTGAGCGTCGAGAGGAAGCCCTCCGTTTCGTCGGCCCACTTCGGGGGGCAACCACCCTTCGCGTAGAACTCGTGGAGGTCGAGGACGAGGTGCGGGTCAACCTCGTTGATGACCCTGTGAATCGCCCTCGTCTCCGGCTGGCTCAGCCGCATCCAGTCCCTGTTCAGGTCAACGCCGTTCGCGTTTCTCCTAGCCTCCTCCCAGACGTGGCTCCAGTGGGGCTCAAAGCCCTTCTTCTTGAAGAGCTCGTAGTTCAGCTGAAAGCCGTCTGGGTTCGCCAGGGGGATTAAGTGAACCTCAACGTTTTTCAGTCCCTCAAAGTTGTAGCCGAGGGGGTACCTCTCCTTGAGGAGGTCTAGGAGCACAAGGGAGGCGTTCACCGGTGCGGGCTCGGTGCCATGGATCCCGGCAACTATGAGGAGCCTGACCTTCCCTTTTCCCATCTTCACGTGGTAGACGTTCCTTCCCGAGGCACTTTTTCCGGCAACTTCGTACTTCCGGCCGGAGGTTTCGACGGCCCGTGAGACTTCCTCATAGGGAATGAGTCTGAAAAGCGGGTTCGTCATGGCTCTCACCCGTGATGTTTTTACAGTGTTGGTTTAAATTTTAAATCTTATAAAGGTTTATATGCAAACTACTGTAACCTAATCTGAAATTTTATAACGGGTGATTACCATGCTCGTAGCCTCGGGAAAAGTGGAGATAATGCCAGAAAAGCCGATGCCGATGGCCGGCTATGCCCTGAGAAAGGGGAAGAGCGAGGGAACCCTCGATCCACTCTACGCTAGGGCCCTCTACCTCGAGGAGGAAAGGCCCGCGGTTCTAATATCACTAGACCTCGTCAGGGTGGACAATGAGCTTTACCATGAGATATCAAAGGAAGTCAGCAGGGTCCTCGGTTTGCCACGAAAAAACGTCTTCGTCTCAGCCACGCACATCCACTCAGGTCCAGAGGTTTCAACCTCTTTCTGGAACAGCGTTGAACTCGATGACGATGACGTGAAACTCGTGAGTGAGTACCGCGCCTTCCTCGTGGAGAGGATAGGGGCTCTGGTTGAGGAACTCCAGCCAAAGCCAAGGGAACTTTATGCGGGCAGTACCGAGGTCAAGGGTGTTTCCTCCAACAGGGTGAGCGAGGACGGGCCCCTCGATAGAGAGTGCGTCTTCCTGTTCTCCAGAGGCGAGGCTATAGCGTTGAACTTCGCCTGCCATCCAACGGTTCTTCCCGCTGAAAACAAAAAGTTCTCAGGTGACTTGGCTGGAGCGATAACGAACCTTTTCGAATCAAAATTCAGAACCGCCATGTTCCTCAACGGGGCCGCTGGAAACGTGAGCACAAGGTTCACCCGGAAGGCCCAGACGCCGGACGAAGTCATGAGGCTCGCGAGGCTGTTCTACGAGCAGGTTGCGCCGTCACTCGAAAAGGCCCACCAGGTTAGCGGTGCCGTGAATGTTAAGTGGAGGAACCTGAAGTTAAAGCTCAGGGAGTTCCCACCCATTGAGACCATCGAGAGGCTTGAGGAAGAAGCGTTCAAGCAGTGGAAAAGCTCCCTGAACGCCCCGCTCCCGGTGCGCAGGATGTGCGAGAGCAACTATCTGGGAGTTAAAATCCTGAAGCGCAGGCTTTCCCTGCTCGAGGGCATTAGGAGCATAGACTTCAGAATAGCGAAGATGAGCATCGGAAGGGACATAGTTGCTCTCTTCGTTCCGGCGGAGCTCTTCGTGGAGTATCAGATAGCAGCAAAGAGAGCCTCGGCTTATATACACACGATACTCGTCGGCTACTCCAACGGCTACTGGGGGTACGTCCCCTACGGCAAAACTGGGGATAGTACATACGAGATGGCGGTTTCACTCATTCATCCTGACGAATACGGGAGAATCCGTGAGACGCTCGTGGAACTCGTTAGGGAATAAAAAATTTTAAAAATCACGAGCCCGATCAGGACAGAAACTCGAAAGTCTTGTGCAGCTCATTGTTCGCCCAGTTGAGTGTGGGCTCGTTCTTAGCCGAAACCTTGGCGTCTATTGTGACTTCCGTTTTTCCAGTGCTGATTACTAGGACGGGAATAAGCACGCTCTGTTTCTTTTTGAGGGTTCTCAAGTGGAACGTTAAAGTTCCCTTGTATCCCCTTACTCCTCTTACTTTCACGTTTACAGTAACGCTGACCCCAACTGCGTCAGTGTTTCCGTAGTTTTTGACCTTCAAGAATATTACCCTAGTCCTAGCGCTCCCTAAGGAATGAAGGTTCCTGATGCCACTAACGGCTAGGGCGAGGTCCGGGCTCTCGAGCCTTGTCTTCAACGTGCCCCACCTGAAGTACACAACGCCCTTCGCGGGTTCGAGGCTTATCTCCCTTCCCTTCCTCGAGACGAAGTATATCGCGTTGAACCAGAGCCTGTAGTTGTACTTTGAGCCGAGGATGCTCTTTGGCGCGTACCTTAAATCGCCAGTCGTCAGCTCCGGGTGGAAGCCGAAGAGGACTATCTTACCGTGTCCGTACTTCGAGTATATCACCGCAGAGGAATCCCTCATTACGCTCTCAACGAACGTCCTGTTGAAGTCCCCCCAACCGTAGCTGAAGGCTCCCAGTGTGCTGTCTGGTGAGACGTACCTCACGAGCTCGACGTAGGGCTCGACGGCTATTCCGAGTGGTGTGTCATTCTTGAGGTCGAAGGGCTTGAGCACAGGCCCGTTCCAGTAGATTGCGTCGAAACCGTCCCTGAATCCAAAGACGACAGGGCTGCTATCGTTCGTGACCTTGACGTGGACTATGCCCACTCCAAGCCACCACTGGGGCCAGTTCTTGAGCTCTGCATCCACGAGCTGGACTTTACTTGTGGGTTCGTTGTAGCCCTTGATTACCGCATAGCCCCCGGCGCACACGCCTATAAGGCCGCCGCCACCAGCAAGGAACTCGGCTAGCTTTTCGGCGCCTTCTTCACCTAGGAGCTTGGCCTCCCATGTACCGCTCCCCGGCGGGAGTATCAGGAGGTCATACTTGCTTAGAACTCCCTCCTTTATGCTGCCGTTAGTCACGAGGTCGTACTCAAAGCCAAGCTCTTTGAGAACGTCGTTTATTGTGTACTTCTCGCCAACGTCTAAGAGAGCTATCTTTGGAGGTATCAGGGGAATCGCCCTTACGCTTGGAAGTCTCTCGAGCGGAACGACTTTTACTCCCACTCTCGCTGCAGTTTTCTTGAGGTTCTCCAGCTCATAGCGGTCTCCTATGAGAACCAGGGATCCCTTAGGGGCGGTCACTCCTTCACCCTTCAGGTCTTCTGTAATCATGTATCCTGTGAATTCGTCAGCATAGAGCTTCTTGTTTATGAACGCAAGGAGGTCTATCACCTTGTTTGCTCTTTCGTTGTCCTCAGGCTTGTCTATTGGTAGGGCAACGAGGTAGATTGCCTTTTCTGGGAACTCAGAGAGAGTGAAGTCTTTCTCCTCCAAAACGGTTTCCATCGGAACGCCGTAGCTCTGAACTCCAACCAGAGAAACGCTCTTGGTTCCGGTAATCCCGACGAGGTGGCCCTTCACAACGCCGACCCAGCTGATCGGTTCGCCGTAGTCCTTGAAGTAGGCCATTGGAATGAGCCAGTCAACACCCAGCTTGACGAAGTCGCTCCAGACCTGAGCGTAGTGCATTATCTGGAACTCCTCGGGGTAGAGAATGTTGTCCCTCGTCCAGTCCGGCATTAGGGCGGCAGATACTATCGGCTTCTCTCCGTCCCAGGTCTTGAGGGAGTGCACGACCTGAGTGATGTTGCCAACGTATGAGTCAACGTCCTTCCTCC is a genomic window of Thermococcus guaymasensis DSM 11113 containing:
- a CDS encoding putative glycoside hydrolase, which produces MVKKPLVLALVLLVVMSLVTVPSATVAKAEQKKIDQKVVSGVWMWPSTYRAYYQEALEELGYSNPFDEKVYPNIPEDVKEKALKTAAERLVSELKEAGITDVFIEVKLTTGYVIYPSKVYPERTYPAYPYNTTNILKPLLEEAHRNGIRVHAWMIVHYDKYFFGKTDPIWHVGKASKNWEAYPVPGRVRLSNKEYLKVLENIAKELISMGFDGIHLDYIRYPHMVYSFSPGDVERAEKAGINVTKVTLAVEHTFYNDVPIPETNKTMGPKDPYYIFKLYVKGDKDIVKWFELRRKDVDSYVGNITQVVHSLKTWDGEKPIVSAALMPDWTRDNILYPEEFQIMHYAQVWSDFVKLGVDWLIPMAYFKDYGEPISWVGVVKGHLVGITGTKSVSLVGVQSYGVPMETVLEEKDFTLSEFPEKAIYLVALPIDKPEDNERANKVIDLLAFINKKLYADEFTGYMITEDLKGEGVTAPKGSLVLIGDRYELENLKKTAARVGVKVVPLERLPSVRAIPLIPPKIALLDVGEKYTINDVLKELGFEYDLVTNGSIKEGVLSKYDLLILPPGSGTWEAKLLGEEGAEKLAEFLAGGGGLIGVCAGGYAVIKGYNEPTSKVQLVDAELKNWPQWWLGVGIVHVKVTNDSSPVVFGFRDGFDAIYWNGPVLKPFDLKNDTPLGIAVEPYVELVRYVSPDSTLGAFSYGWGDFNRTFVESVMRDSSAVIYSKYGHGKIVLFGFHPELTTGDLRYAPKSILGSKYNYRLWFNAIYFVSRKGREISLEPAKGVVYFRWGTLKTRLESPDLALAVSGIRNLHSLGSARTRVIFLKVKNYGNTDAVGVSVTVNVKVRGVRGYKGTLTFHLRTLKKKQSVLIPVLVISTGKTEVTIDAKVSAKNEPTLNWANNELHKTFEFLS